From the Acinetobacter wanghuae genome, one window contains:
- the ahpF gene encoding alkyl hydroperoxide reductase subunit F, giving the protein MLDTNTTAQLKTLLERLEGPIEIVATLNGSDKSDKIKELVTEVAALSNLVTARFDGQNKRAPSFGIAKAGEEPRVYFAGLPMGHEFTSLILALLQTSGYAPKVSDEVLASIKGLGIKSDFDVFVSLSCHNCPDVVQALNLIAIYNPGTTATMIDGAFFQDEVEERKIMAVPMVFQDNEHIGQGRMTLEEIIAKLDTNSAAKDAEKLNSKDAFDVLVIGGGPAGNTSAIYAARKGIKTGIVAERMGGQVMDTMDIENYTSVQKTQGPKFAAEMEAHVREYGVDIMNLQRVSDIKGADETANGLVEVTLENGAKLESKTVILSTGARWREMNVPGEQEYKTRGVAYCPHCDGPLFKGKRVAVIGGGNSGVEAAIDLAGIVEHVTLVEFDTKLRADQVLQDKLNSLPNTTVIKNALSTEVVGDGKQVTALKYKDRATDEEHTVELAGIFVQIGLLPNTDFLKETKVELTNRGEIVINERNETNVKGVFAAGDCTTVPYKQIIIATGEGAKASLSAFDYIIRSGQ; this is encoded by the coding sequence ATGTTAGACACAAATACAACAGCCCAACTGAAAACACTTTTAGAACGCTTAGAAGGTCCAATCGAAATCGTTGCGACTTTAAATGGCTCTGATAAATCAGACAAAATCAAAGAATTGGTGACTGAAGTTGCTGCACTTTCGAATTTAGTGACTGCTCGTTTTGATGGTCAAAACAAACGCGCACCAAGCTTTGGTATTGCAAAAGCAGGTGAAGAACCACGTGTGTACTTCGCAGGCTTACCAATGGGTCATGAGTTCACATCACTTATTCTTGCATTGTTACAAACTTCAGGTTATGCACCAAAAGTGTCTGATGAAGTGTTGGCTTCTATTAAAGGCTTAGGCATCAAATCTGATTTTGATGTGTTTGTATCTTTAAGCTGCCATAACTGTCCTGACGTGGTTCAAGCATTGAACTTGATCGCGATTTACAACCCAGGCACAACAGCGACCATGATTGATGGCGCATTCTTCCAAGACGAAGTTGAAGAACGCAAAATCATGGCTGTACCCATGGTATTCCAAGACAATGAACATATTGGTCAAGGTCGTATGACACTTGAAGAAATCATTGCCAAATTGGATACCAACTCTGCAGCGAAAGATGCTGAAAAGTTAAATAGCAAAGATGCATTTGATGTGCTTGTGATTGGTGGTGGCCCTGCAGGGAACACATCTGCGATCTATGCGGCTCGTAAAGGTATCAAGACTGGTATCGTGGCTGAACGCATGGGCGGTCAGGTTATGGATACCATGGACATTGAAAACTACACGTCAGTGCAAAAGACACAAGGTCCTAAGTTTGCTGCTGAGATGGAAGCACACGTGCGTGAATATGGTGTCGATATCATGAACCTGCAACGTGTGTCTGACATCAAAGGTGCGGATGAGACTGCAAACGGACTCGTTGAAGTAACACTAGAAAATGGTGCAAAACTTGAATCGAAAACTGTAATCCTGTCTACAGGTGCACGTTGGAGAGAAATGAATGTACCGGGTGAGCAAGAATACAAAACCCGTGGTGTTGCGTACTGCCCACACTGTGATGGTCCACTCTTTAAAGGCAAACGTGTTGCTGTGATTGGTGGCGGTAACTCAGGTGTAGAAGCTGCGATTGACCTTGCAGGTATTGTTGAGCATGTGACATTGGTTGAGTTTGATACCAAACTACGTGCAGACCAAGTGCTTCAAGATAAATTGAACAGCTTGCCAAATACCACAGTGATCAAAAATGCATTGTCGACTGAAGTTGTTGGTGATGGTAAACAAGTCACAGCTTTGAAATACAAAGACCGTGCAACTGATGAAGAACACACAGTTGAGCTCGCAGGGATCTTTGTACAAATCGGTTTGTTACCAAACACAGATTTCTTAAAAGAAACCAAAGTTGAATTAACCAACCGTGGTGAGATTGTGATTAACGAACGCAACGAAACTAACGTGAAAGGTGTATTTGCTGCGGGTGACTGTACAACTGTACCGTACAAACAAATCATCATTGCCACAGGTGAAGGCGCGAAAGCATCACTCTCTGCGTTTGATTACATCATCCGTTCTGGACAATGA
- the glyA gene encoding serine hydroxymethyltransferase produces the protein MFANISVAEFDPEIAQAITQEDARQEAHIELIASENYCSPAVMEAQGSKLTNKYAEGYPGKRYYGGCEYVDVIEQLAIDRAKALFGADYANVQPHAGSQANSAVYLALLNPGDTVLGMSLAHGGHLTHGSKVSFSGKTYNAIQYGLNPETGEIDYEEVERLAVEHKPKMIVAGFSAYSQIVDWQRFRDIADKVGAYLFVDMAHVAGLVAAGVYPSPVQIADVTTTTTHKTLRGPRSGLILAKANEEIEKKLQSAVFPGNQGGPLVHAVAAKAICFKEAMAPEYKEYQKQVVVNAKAMAEVLMARGYDVVSGGTENHLFLLSLIKQDITGKEADAWLGAAHITVNKNSVPNDPRSPFVTSGIRIGTPAVTTRGFGEAEVRDLAAWIADILDAKGDEAVINAVKAKVETVCAKFPVYAK, from the coding sequence ATGTTTGCCAATATCTCAGTTGCTGAATTTGATCCAGAAATCGCTCAAGCGATTACACAAGAAGATGCTCGCCAAGAAGCGCACATCGAACTTATTGCTTCGGAAAACTACTGCTCACCAGCAGTCATGGAAGCGCAAGGATCAAAACTTACGAATAAATATGCAGAAGGCTACCCAGGCAAACGCTACTATGGCGGCTGCGAATATGTAGACGTTATTGAACAATTGGCAATTGACCGTGCTAAAGCGCTTTTCGGTGCTGATTATGCAAACGTTCAACCGCATGCTGGTTCTCAAGCAAACTCAGCAGTTTACTTAGCACTTCTTAACCCAGGCGACACAGTTTTGGGTATGAGTCTTGCGCACGGTGGTCACTTGACGCACGGTTCTAAAGTAAGCTTCTCTGGTAAAACATATAACGCGATTCAATACGGTCTAAACCCTGAAACAGGTGAGATCGATTATGAGGAAGTTGAACGTTTAGCTGTTGAACATAAGCCAAAAATGATCGTGGCTGGTTTCTCTGCGTATAGCCAAATTGTAGATTGGCAACGTTTCCGTGACATCGCGGACAAAGTGGGCGCTTATCTATTTGTTGATATGGCACACGTTGCAGGTTTGGTTGCTGCTGGCGTTTACCCAAGCCCAGTACAAATTGCTGATGTAACAACCACAACAACGCACAAAACACTTCGTGGTCCACGTTCAGGTCTAATCCTAGCGAAAGCGAACGAAGAGATTGAGAAAAAACTTCAATCTGCAGTATTCCCTGGTAACCAAGGTGGTCCTTTGGTTCACGCGGTTGCAGCGAAAGCAATTTGCTTCAAAGAAGCAATGGCACCTGAATACAAAGAATACCAAAAACAAGTGGTTGTTAATGCTAAAGCAATGGCTGAAGTATTAATGGCACGTGGTTATGACGTTGTATCTGGTGGGACTGAAAACCATCTATTCCTATTGTCTTTAATCAAACAAGACATTACAGGTAAAGAAGCGGATGCTTGGTTAGGTGCAGCTCACATTACTGTGAACAAAAACTCTGTACCAAACGATCCACGCTCACCTTTTGTGACTTCTGGTATCCGTATTGGTACACCAGCGGTAACAACACGTGGTTTCGGCGAAGCTGAAGTACGTGATTTGGCAGCTTGGATTGCTGATATCCTAGATGCGAAAGGTGATGAAGCCGTGATTAATGCGGTTAAAGCGAAAGTTGAAACAGTTTGTGCGAAATTCCCAGTTTACGCAAAATAA
- the trhP gene encoding prephenate-dependent tRNA uridine(34) hydroxylase TrhP, whose translation MSFDLIMSITPVTELLSPAGSLKNMRYAFAYGADAVYAGQPRYSLRVRNNEFDHDNLAIGISEAHALGKKFYVVVNIQPHNSKLKNFIRDLEPIIAMQPDALIMSDPGLIMMVREHFPHMDIHLSVQANAINWATVKFWKNMGLTRVILSRELSIEEIAEIKQHVPDMELEVFVHGALCMAYSGRCMLSGYMNKRDANQGACTNACRWEYKVHPSQEDQNGDVIPVKYIETECCSKDVDEQHMQAQHQFDEPVLLQRNDEDPFVAEEDEHGTYFMNSKDLRAVQHVDRLTKMGVHSLKIEGRTKSYFYCARTAQIYRKAIDDALEGKAFDTALMTQLEGLANRGYTEGFLRRHGHSEYQNYENGSSSFEHQQFCGEVLERNGNYIKIDVKNRFVVGDSLELMTTSGNITFVLTQMQDLKGNHLLDAKGSGHVVEIPIPADVDMQYALLIRNLPKSPQNITASALAYQAS comes from the coding sequence ATGTCTTTCGATTTAATCATGAGCATTACGCCTGTTACTGAACTCCTCTCACCTGCTGGTTCATTGAAAAATATGCGCTATGCTTTTGCCTATGGTGCAGATGCGGTCTATGCCGGTCAGCCACGTTATAGCCTGCGTGTTCGTAACAACGAATTTGATCATGACAATTTAGCGATCGGTATTTCTGAAGCGCATGCTTTGGGTAAAAAATTTTATGTCGTTGTCAATATTCAGCCGCACAATTCAAAACTGAAGAATTTCATTCGCGATTTAGAACCCATTATTGCCATGCAGCCTGATGCTCTGATTATGTCTGATCCAGGCCTGATTATGATGGTGCGCGAGCATTTTCCGCATATGGATATCCATTTGTCCGTGCAAGCCAATGCGATTAACTGGGCAACGGTCAAATTTTGGAAAAATATGGGGCTTACACGTGTGATTTTGTCACGTGAGCTCTCAATTGAAGAAATTGCTGAAATTAAGCAACACGTACCTGACATGGAACTTGAAGTGTTTGTTCATGGTGCACTCTGTATGGCATATTCAGGTCGTTGCATGCTGTCTGGCTACATGAATAAACGCGATGCCAACCAAGGCGCATGTACCAATGCTTGCCGCTGGGAATACAAAGTGCATCCATCTCAGGAAGATCAAAATGGCGATGTGATTCCTGTCAAATACATTGAAACTGAGTGCTGCTCAAAAGATGTAGATGAACAACATATGCAAGCCCAACATCAATTTGATGAGCCAGTACTCTTACAGCGTAATGATGAAGATCCATTCGTTGCAGAAGAAGATGAACACGGCACATATTTTATGAACTCTAAAGATTTACGTGCGGTTCAACATGTCGATCGCTTAACAAAAATGGGCGTACATTCACTTAAAATTGAAGGTCGCACCAAATCTTATTTTTATTGTGCTCGTACTGCACAAATCTATCGTAAGGCTATTGACGATGCTCTTGAAGGCAAAGCTTTTGATACTGCACTCATGACACAACTTGAAGGCTTGGCAAACCGTGGTTATACCGAAGGTTTTTTACGCCGCCATGGGCATAGTGAATATCAAAATTATGAAAATGGCTCATCGAGTTTTGAACATCAACAGTTCTGTGGCGAAGTATTAGAGCGCAATGGCAATTACATCAAAATTGATGTGAAAAACCGTTTTGTCGTAGGAGATAGCCTAGAGCTCATGACAACCTCCGGCAATATCACATTTGTATTGACACAGATGCAAGATTTAAAGGGCAACCATTTACTCGATGCCAAAGGTTCAGGTCATGTTGTAGAAATTCCAATTCCAGCCGATGTCGATATGCAGTACGCCCTGCTCATTCGTAACTTGCCAAAATCGCCCCAAAACATCACAGCAAGTGCATTGGCCTATCAAGCGAGTTAA
- the rnk gene encoding nucleoside diphosphate kinase regulator yields MNKPSLILSEQNLNRLETMLENQATLTPTMKRLEDELARADVVKPQDIPSNVVTMNARVQVSIADAKMPTEVTLVYPHDFKGIDGQVNVLAPIGAAILGLAEGQVIEWPQPDGQLMKVKIEKVLYQPEREGDYL; encoded by the coding sequence ATGAATAAGCCTTCTTTAATTTTATCTGAACAAAACCTAAATCGTTTAGAAACCATGTTGGAAAATCAAGCGACTTTGACGCCAACCATGAAACGACTTGAAGATGAGCTCGCACGTGCTGATGTGGTAAAGCCACAAGATATTCCGAGCAATGTCGTGACCATGAATGCACGGGTACAAGTCAGTATTGCAGATGCTAAAATGCCAACCGAAGTGACATTGGTATATCCGCATGACTTCAAAGGTATCGATGGGCAGGTGAATGTGCTTGCACCGATTGGTGCTGCTATCTTAGGTCTAGCGGAAGGGCAAGTGATTGAATGGCCGCAACCCGATGGTCAGCTCATGAAAGTGAAAATTGAAAAAGTGTTGTATCAGCCAGAGCGCGAAGGCGATTATTTATAA
- a CDS encoding ferredoxin--NADP reductase, with protein sequence MAAFNVEKITHVHHWNDTLFSFKTTRDVALRFKNGQFVMIGLEVNGKPLMRAYSIASANYEEELEFFSIKVPDGPLTSILQKVKVGDDILVSRKPTGTLVLDDLNPGKNLYLLSSGTGLAPFLSVIRDPETYERFEKIIVVHGTRFVSELAYQDLIENEIPNHEFFGELGAKEKLVYYPTVTREDFHTQGRVTTAIETGALFEKIGLPRFNPETDRAMLCGSPAFLDDVAALLDQHGLKESPKMGVLGDYVIERAFVEK encoded by the coding sequence ATGGCTGCGTTTAACGTCGAAAAGATTACTCACGTCCACCACTGGAATGACACTTTATTCTCTTTTAAAACGACTCGTGATGTCGCACTACGTTTTAAAAACGGTCAGTTTGTGATGATCGGCTTAGAAGTAAACGGTAAGCCTCTTATGCGTGCGTATTCAATCGCAAGCGCGAACTATGAAGAAGAACTAGAATTCTTCTCAATTAAAGTTCCAGATGGTCCTTTAACCTCTATTTTACAAAAAGTAAAAGTTGGCGATGACATTTTAGTGTCTCGTAAACCAACAGGTACTTTAGTTCTTGATGATTTAAACCCGGGTAAAAATTTATACCTACTTTCATCAGGTACAGGTCTTGCGCCTTTCCTTTCAGTTATTCGCGATCCTGAAACCTATGAACGTTTTGAAAAAATCATTGTGGTTCACGGTACGCGTTTCGTTTCAGAATTGGCGTATCAAGATTTAATTGAAAATGAAATTCCAAACCACGAATTCTTCGGTGAATTGGGTGCGAAAGAAAAACTCGTGTATTATCCAACGGTAACGCGTGAAGATTTCCATACCCAAGGTCGTGTCACTACTGCCATTGAAACTGGCGCATTATTTGAAAAAATTGGTTTGCCACGTTTTAACCCAGAAACAGATCGTGCAATGCTGTGTGGTTCTCCTGCCTTCCTTGATGATGTTGCAGCGTTGCTTGATCAACATGGTCTTAAAGAATCTCCGAAAATGGGTGTACTTGGCGACTACGTGATTGAACGTGCATTCGTTGAAAAATAA
- a CDS encoding YfhL family 4Fe-4S dicluster ferredoxin, with protein sequence MALLITDKCINCDMCLAECPNDAIFEGDKIYEIDVHRCTECVGFYERQTCVDVCPIECIVPHPEHRETQEQLMQKFKGLNLFNS encoded by the coding sequence ATGGCATTACTCATTACTGATAAATGCATTAACTGTGATATGTGCTTAGCAGAATGTCCGAATGATGCCATTTTTGAGGGCGATAAAATCTATGAAATTGATGTACACCGTTGCACCGAATGTGTGGGCTTTTATGAGCGTCAAACTTGTGTTGATGTCTGTCCAATTGAGTGCATTGTGCCACATCCTGAACATAGAGAAACACAAGAACAATTGATGCAAAAGTTTAAAGGACTGAATTTATTCAATTCTTAA
- the tsaA gene encoding tRNA (N6-threonylcarbamoyladenosine(37)-N6)-methyltransferase TrmO codes for MTTELTIPIIGIMKSPYKEKFGIPRQPNLVNVESYIEMQPPYNDLLAFEGIEAFSHLWLVWQFHDNKNQEKTQFRPQVRPPRLGGNQKIGVFATRSMYRPAPIGLSVVQLKAVKKVGKSVRVYVTGSDLLDGTPIIDIKPYIQYSDAVVDAQSGYAQEEPKRKQVIWSEQAVIQKEMLLKQGQLSVQNVNELKQVLSLDPRPAYQNDEERVYGMKFAGLDVRFKVSEDNIKIINL; via the coding sequence ATTACGACTGAATTAACCATACCAATAATTGGTATAATGAAATCTCCCTATAAAGAAAAATTTGGCATTCCACGTCAGCCTAATTTGGTCAACGTCGAAAGCTATATTGAAATGCAGCCGCCATATAATGACTTATTAGCATTTGAAGGGATTGAAGCCTTTAGTCATTTATGGCTAGTTTGGCAGTTTCATGATAATAAAAATCAAGAAAAAACCCAGTTTCGCCCGCAAGTTCGACCACCACGTTTAGGGGGGAATCAAAAAATAGGTGTTTTTGCGACACGTAGTATGTATCGCCCAGCACCGATTGGTTTATCTGTTGTTCAGCTTAAAGCCGTTAAAAAAGTGGGTAAATCGGTGCGCGTTTATGTGACAGGGAGTGATTTACTTGATGGCACGCCCATTATCGATATTAAACCTTATATTCAATATTCAGATGCTGTTGTTGATGCGCAAAGTGGTTATGCGCAAGAAGAACCGAAACGAAAACAAGTGATTTGGTCAGAACAAGCAGTCATTCAAAAAGAGATGTTGCTGAAACAAGGTCAATTAAGCGTTCAAAATGTGAATGAGCTTAAACAAGTTTTATCTTTAGATCCACGTCCTGCGTATCAAAATGATGAGGAACGTGTGTATGGGATGAAATTTGCAGGTTTGGATGTGAGGTTTAAGGTTTCAGAAGATAACATTAAGATAATTAATCTATAA
- a CDS encoding toxic anion resistance protein, protein MTQSEFVNLPIESTTELAEQKFQYMDLKALGLQSSDFQEVMAVRKELQDMSHNTVAEYGKNIASKTSSYTDELLNLVQNKDLDTTGQKLNQVVQVAQQLNTSSILNKKKSSGFIGGLLSKFKGAKQNFDAHFNTTKEQIDALVTEIESSQSGLKARVGTLDKMFEGVQDEYKQLGIHIAAGRIREQELQHEIAELTALPQDQSTTQKIYDLNHLTNNLEKRVSDLEVLQQSAMQTLPMIRIIQSNNLMLVDKFYAIKNITLPAWKNQISLAISLNEQKNSVQLANTIDDATNELLRRNADLLHQNSVDTAKANQRSVIDIETLEHVQNTLINTVNDVIQIQKEGMQKRTEATTRLKALQQNLNHLVIENAGSGKQSSSS, encoded by the coding sequence ATGACTCAATCTGAATTCGTGAATTTACCCATCGAAAGCACAACAGAACTTGCTGAACAAAAGTTTCAATATATGGATTTGAAAGCGCTCGGTTTACAGTCTAGCGATTTTCAAGAGGTGATGGCTGTACGTAAAGAATTACAAGACATGAGTCATAACACTGTGGCGGAATATGGCAAAAACATTGCCAGTAAAACCTCATCTTATACTGACGAGCTACTCAACTTAGTCCAGAACAAGGACTTAGATACAACAGGTCAAAAACTCAATCAAGTGGTACAAGTTGCACAACAGTTAAATACTTCAAGTATTTTAAATAAAAAGAAAAGCTCGGGTTTTATTGGTGGGTTACTCAGTAAGTTTAAAGGTGCAAAACAAAATTTTGATGCCCATTTTAATACCACCAAAGAGCAGATTGATGCATTGGTCACAGAAATTGAAAGCTCGCAAAGTGGCTTAAAAGCGCGCGTTGGTACTTTAGATAAAATGTTTGAAGGCGTGCAAGATGAATATAAGCAACTAGGTATTCATATCGCAGCAGGACGGATTCGTGAACAAGAACTACAACATGAGATTGCAGAACTAACGGCATTGCCACAAGATCAAAGCACTACCCAAAAAATCTATGATCTTAATCATCTTACCAATAACTTAGAAAAACGAGTCAGTGACTTAGAAGTCTTACAACAATCTGCCATGCAAACCCTACCCATGATTCGGATTATTCAATCGAATAATTTGATGTTGGTGGATAAGTTTTATGCGATTAAAAACATTACTTTACCGGCATGGAAAAACCAAATCAGTTTAGCCATTTCGCTGAATGAGCAAAAAAATAGCGTACAGCTTGCCAATACGATTGATGATGCCACCAATGAATTGCTGCGTCGTAATGCCGATTTGTTGCATCAAAACTCAGTCGATACGGCAAAAGCCAATCAACGTTCCGTGATTGATATTGAAACCCTTGAACATGTTCAAAATACCCTCATTAATACAGTGAACGATGTGATTCAGATTCAAAAAGAAGGCATGCAAAAGCGAACTGAAGCAACCACACGTTTAAAAGCCCTGCAACAAAATTTAAATCATTTGGTGATTGAAAATGCAGGATCGGGCAAGCAAAGTTCATCCTCTTGA
- a CDS encoding tellurium resistance protein, with the protein MSQLAVLVPIQEITVDATEILQLKREQLVPLLNDQYKLNHYADSLIQAQSVLLNGVDPHLTQQLSQTIEKLIQSLADSKKILKKKKFNALQKWLGIDLDFGSSQVEYYKNLDRLLNQANHLSRKLQIEIQKSQARFQQLIGLREQMAKYVVAAEEFLTEYPQFVPNQHPLDSFKERLSKRIYTLKTLQASNDIAITQMQLSQQLSFSLLDRFKEAQQVLIPAWQYHVKQSQMKHSTNDLDNLDNSREKLIKTLRQSLEKSSKT; encoded by the coding sequence ATGTCACAACTTGCTGTATTGGTGCCTATTCAAGAAATCACGGTCGATGCGACAGAAATTTTACAGCTGAAACGTGAGCAATTGGTGCCTTTACTGAATGATCAATATAAACTGAATCATTATGCAGACTCACTCATTCAAGCGCAGTCCGTATTGTTAAATGGTGTTGATCCGCATTTAACTCAGCAACTGAGTCAAACCATTGAAAAATTAATCCAATCTTTGGCAGATTCAAAGAAAATTTTAAAGAAAAAAAAGTTTAATGCGCTGCAAAAATGGCTCGGAATTGATCTCGACTTTGGCTCGAGTCAGGTCGAATATTATAAAAATTTAGATCGACTGCTCAATCAAGCCAATCACTTGAGCCGTAAACTGCAAATTGAGATTCAAAAATCACAAGCACGTTTTCAGCAATTGATAGGTTTACGTGAGCAAATGGCGAAATATGTGGTCGCTGCTGAAGAATTTTTAACTGAGTATCCGCAATTTGTGCCGAATCAACACCCATTAGATAGTTTTAAAGAACGCCTTTCGAAAAGAATCTATACCTTAAAAACGCTGCAAGCCAGTAATGATATTGCGATTACCCAGATGCAACTGTCACAGCAGTTATCATTTAGTTTGCTTGATCGCTTTAAAGAGGCACAGCAAGTGTTAATTCCCGCATGGCAATATCATGTAAAACAAAGCCAAATGAAACACTCGACAAATGATCTGGATAACCTTGATAATAGTCGAGAAAAGTTAATTAAAACATTAAGACAATCGCTCGAGAAATCTTCGAAAACATAA
- a CDS encoding GspE/PulE family protein, giving the protein MKFDFDIDTTWCLEQLLKENKITERERMLVQTTHRQREQLKWHPLQWIAHFNLVDQSHPQSTLTLNRLCQWLSEKTGLPFYIIDPLKADVQALTSVMSQEYALRNRILAVEVLADKILIATDQPYRIEWMSNLQQNIAPKKIERVLLNPEQLQRYMTEYYQVSRAVSGSQKSGSYERENKGVEALLQLGDSQNPDANDQHIVKLVDWVLQFAFEQGASDIHMEPRKDAGKIRFRIDGVLHTIYNMPANTLTAVISRIKILGRMNVAEKRKPQDGRLKTRTPKGQETELRLSTLPTAFGEKLVMRIFDPEVLVRSFQQLGFEGHLLNDWNNLTNHSHGIILVTGPTGSGKTTTLYSTLKQLATDEVNVCTIEDPIEMLEPSFNQMQVNTGIDLGFADGVRALMRQDPDIIMVGEIRDHDTANMAIQAALTGHLVLSTLHTNDAPSSLTRLHDLGVQPFLTAATILGVLAQRLVRTLCPHCKREGFMQEQEWKHLTSDFPIDRPEFVFEPVGCEECRNTGYKGRVGIYEFMPLSLDTKHLIGAGADLNQLRQQAKKEGVEPLRIAGARKVIEGVTTLAEVLRVVPLN; this is encoded by the coding sequence ATGAAATTCGACTTTGATATAGATACAACTTGGTGTCTAGAACAACTTCTAAAAGAAAATAAAATTACTGAACGTGAGCGAATGTTGGTACAAACCACACATCGTCAACGTGAACAGCTGAAATGGCATCCTTTACAATGGATTGCCCATTTTAATTTGGTCGATCAAAGTCATCCTCAATCAACTTTAACCTTAAATCGTCTCTGTCAGTGGTTATCTGAAAAAACAGGTTTGCCTTTTTATATTATCGATCCTCTTAAAGCAGATGTTCAGGCATTGACCAGTGTCATGTCGCAAGAGTATGCACTCAGAAACCGGATCTTAGCAGTTGAAGTCTTGGCAGATAAAATCCTGATCGCAACGGATCAGCCTTATCGCATTGAATGGATGTCAAATCTTCAACAAAATATTGCCCCTAAAAAAATAGAGCGTGTGCTTCTTAATCCTGAGCAGTTACAGCGCTACATGACTGAATACTATCAGGTCAGTCGTGCAGTCAGCGGTTCACAAAAGTCAGGGAGTTATGAGCGGGAAAATAAAGGGGTAGAAGCACTCTTACAATTGGGGGATTCACAAAACCCCGATGCCAATGATCAACATATTGTGAAACTTGTCGATTGGGTCCTGCAATTTGCCTTTGAACAAGGGGCGAGTGATATCCATATGGAACCGCGTAAGGATGCGGGTAAAATTCGTTTTCGTATTGATGGCGTATTGCATACGATCTATAACATGCCTGCGAATACCCTGACTGCGGTGATTTCACGGATTAAAATTTTAGGTCGCATGAATGTCGCGGAAAAACGTAAGCCGCAAGATGGTCGATTAAAAACCCGAACGCCGAAAGGACAAGAAACCGAGCTACGTTTATCGACATTGCCGACAGCTTTTGGTGAAAAATTAGTGATGCGTATTTTTGACCCTGAGGTTTTGGTCAGAAGCTTCCAACAACTCGGTTTTGAAGGGCATTTACTCAATGATTGGAACAATCTGACCAATCATAGTCATGGCATTATTTTAGTCACAGGACCAACAGGTTCAGGTAAAACCACCACGCTTTATTCAACGCTGAAGCAACTCGCGACGGATGAAGTGAATGTATGTACGATTGAAGATCCAATTGAAATGTTGGAGCCAAGCTTTAACCAAATGCAGGTCAATACCGGTATTGATTTAGGTTTTGCAGATGGCGTTAGAGCACTCATGCGACAAGATCCCGATATCATTATGGTCGGTGAGATTCGTGACCATGATACTGCCAATATGGCAATTCAGGCGGCATTAACTGGGCATTTGGTATTATCGACTTTACATACCAATGATGCGCCTTCGAGTCTGACCCGCCTACATGATTTAGGTGTACAGCCCTTTTTAACTGCAGCTACCATCTTAGGTGTCTTGGCGCAGCGTTTGGTCAGAACGCTTTGCCCACACTGTAAGCGTGAAGGCTTTATGCAAGAGCAAGAGTGGAAACATCTGACGTCAGATTTTCCGATTGATCGACCTGAGTTTGTCTTTGAACCTGTGGGCTGTGAAGAATGTCGTAATACGGGTTATAAAGGTCGTGTCGGCATTTATGAGTTTATGCCCCTAAGTTTGGACACAAAACATTTGATTGGTGCGGGTGCTGAT